The Herminiimonas arsenitoxidans genome window below encodes:
- a CDS encoding LolA-related protein: MLNPARLLLTCLFFFSPLCASAQSWGLPQLMETMAKVELSQSRFTEKKTLALLKAPLESSGTLTYRRPGFVEKHALSPQDEVITVEGDQLTWQNNVTNKKRSIRLQSNPPIWAFVESIRATLAGDLKTLQRFYDVRLEGSAARWTLTLSPSDDAMRENVKILRIEGMGNRMTLVDILEAGGDRSIMTIQHD; this comes from the coding sequence ATGCTTAATCCCGCACGCCTTCTTTTGACATGCCTGTTTTTCTTTTCTCCGCTTTGTGCTTCGGCCCAGTCCTGGGGTTTGCCGCAATTGATGGAAACAATGGCGAAAGTGGAGTTGAGTCAAAGTCGTTTTACTGAAAAGAAAACACTCGCCTTGTTGAAGGCGCCACTGGAATCAAGCGGCACGCTCACCTATCGTCGTCCTGGCTTTGTCGAAAAACATGCGTTGTCGCCGCAAGATGAAGTCATCACAGTCGAAGGCGATCAACTCACTTGGCAAAACAATGTCACCAATAAAAAGCGCAGCATCCGCCTGCAAAGCAATCCACCCATCTGGGCATTTGTTGAAAGCATACGTGCGACGCTGGCCGGCGATTTGAAAACACTGCAGCGCTTCTACGATGTTAGGCTCGAAGGAAGCGCCGCACGCTGGACACTCACTCTGTCGCCATCAGACGATGCCATGCGCGAAAACGTCAAGATATTGCGCATAGAAGGAATGGGTAATCGTATGACATTGGTCGATATATTAGAAGCTGGTGGCGACCGTTCCATCATGACAATTCAACATGATTAA
- a CDS encoding LpxL/LpxP family acyltransferase produces the protein MAKGWLDQSERGSLFAMQALAWVTLKLGRRFGRIFLLPICAYFIIFSGSARRSSFNYLRRVLPHKPRWLDVVRHYHTFASTIHDRIYLLSGQHHYFDIRIHGYDAVAPLLRRQGCIMLGSHLGSFEVLRALGMFDQSLPVNVLMHDEHAEKLNSILRNLNPAIQPGVITLGQADTLLKVQECIERGEIVGILGDRTFKSTKNVECNFLDGQITLPQGPFALAAILKAPVILFFGLYQGGKRYDLHFEIFEADPAVDRSQRQQRINEWAQRYADRLAHYCRLAPFNWFNFFDYWK, from the coding sequence ATGGCTAAGGGTTGGTTAGATCAGTCCGAGCGCGGCAGCCTGTTTGCCATGCAAGCGCTCGCGTGGGTAACGCTCAAATTAGGCCGTCGCTTCGGCCGTATTTTTCTGCTGCCGATTTGCGCATACTTCATTATTTTCTCTGGTAGCGCACGTCGTAGTTCCTTCAATTACCTGCGCCGAGTGTTGCCGCACAAACCGCGCTGGCTAGATGTAGTGCGGCACTACCATACGTTTGCCAGCACTATTCACGATCGTATTTATCTGCTGTCAGGGCAGCATCACTATTTCGATATTCGCATACACGGCTATGACGCTGTTGCACCTTTATTGCGTCGACAGGGTTGCATCATGCTCGGCTCGCATCTGGGTAGTTTTGAGGTACTGCGGGCACTCGGCATGTTCGACCAGTCCTTACCCGTCAACGTACTCATGCATGACGAACATGCAGAAAAATTGAACAGTATCTTGCGCAATTTGAACCCGGCAATTCAACCTGGTGTCATAACATTAGGTCAAGCCGATACCCTGCTGAAAGTGCAGGAGTGCATAGAACGCGGCGAAATCGTCGGCATTCTTGGCGACCGTACATTTAAAAGTACAAAAAATGTCGAATGTAATTTTCTCGACGGTCAGATCACCTTGCCGCAAGGGCCATTTGCATTGGCAGCCATTTTGAAAGCGCCGGTCATACTGTTCTTCGGCTTGTATCAGGGAGGCAAACGCTATGATCTGCACTTTGAAATCTTCGAAGCCGACCCGGCAGTTGATCGCAGTCAGCGTCAGCAACGCATCAATGAGTGGGCGCAACGCTATGCAGATAGGTTGGCTCATTACTGTCGTCTGGCGCCATTCAACTGGTTCAATTTTTTCGATTACTGGAAATAA
- a CDS encoding beta-ketoacyl-[acyl-carrier-protein] synthase family protein translates to MQPIYLSAFTASSALGHGLKATLHALQSEHSGLRENDFQENPISTWIGRVEGIEQEKIPAALSAYDCRNNRLAQIGLQQDGFVSAVERAKTAYGADRVGVILGTSTSGNFETEIAFRFHKTHGVWPASMHFREQHNLFGLADFVRLSLAVSGPSYVISTACSSSAKVFASAARLIRQGLCDAVVVGGVDSLSWSTLYGFTALELTSSQPCRPWGKDRNGISIGEAAGFALLEKEQHGELALLGYGESSDAYHMSTPHPQGLGAQQAMQAALNRADLSPTDIDYINLHGTGTPSNDASEDVAVVAVFGTEVACSSTKGATGHTLGAAGIVEAVISLLCLQHGLIPGATNTQQIDPLLRANFIQSNRKATLHNVVSNSFGFGGTNCSLLFGKPRA, encoded by the coding sequence TTGCAACCTATCTATTTGTCCGCCTTTACCGCATCCAGCGCGTTGGGACACGGCTTGAAGGCAACGCTGCATGCGTTGCAATCAGAACACTCGGGCCTGCGCGAAAATGATTTCCAGGAAAACCCGATTTCCACCTGGATAGGTCGTGTCGAAGGCATAGAACAGGAAAAAATTCCTGCTGCCTTATCCGCTTACGATTGCCGCAACAACCGCCTGGCACAAATCGGTTTGCAACAAGACGGGTTCGTTTCTGCCGTTGAGCGCGCCAAAACCGCATACGGTGCGGATCGCGTTGGCGTCATTCTCGGCACATCAACCTCCGGTAATTTTGAAACGGAAATCGCGTTTCGTTTCCATAAAACGCATGGTGTCTGGCCTGCATCCATGCATTTTCGCGAACAACATAATTTGTTCGGACTGGCAGATTTTGTACGACTATCGCTCGCTGTCAGCGGCCCGTCTTATGTGATCTCCACCGCCTGTTCTTCCAGCGCAAAAGTATTCGCCAGTGCTGCACGGCTCATTCGGCAAGGTTTATGCGATGCCGTCGTGGTCGGTGGCGTTGACTCATTATCGTGGTCAACACTCTATGGCTTTACTGCGCTTGAGCTGACTTCGTCGCAACCGTGTCGCCCTTGGGGTAAGGATCGCAACGGCATTTCTATCGGTGAAGCAGCTGGTTTTGCCTTGCTGGAAAAAGAACAACACGGCGAACTGGCGCTCTTGGGCTACGGTGAGTCGAGCGATGCTTATCACATGTCTACACCGCATCCGCAAGGACTAGGTGCACAACAAGCGATGCAAGCCGCGCTCAATAGGGCAGACTTATCGCCAACTGATATCGATTACATCAATCTGCATGGCACCGGCACTCCCAGCAACGACGCCTCGGAAGATGTAGCCGTTGTTGCCGTTTTCGGCACTGAAGTTGCATGCAGTTCTACCAAAGGTGCAACCGGCCATACGCTAGGCGCAGCCGGCATCGTGGAAGCGGTTATCAGCCTGCTCTGTCTGCAACATGGTCTGATACCGGGCGCCACGAATACACAGCAAATAGATCCCTTGTTACGCGCAAATTTTATACAGAGCAACCGCAAGGCAACACTGCACAATGTAGTCAGCAACTCATTCGGTTTTGGCGGTACCAACTGCAGTCTTTTATTTGGGAAGCCGCGCGCATGA
- a CDS encoding MMPL family transporter — protein sequence MIKLRNKAIVACWLLLLAFSAWIAVAHTKIYTDLTGFLPTAPDRTQQLLLDQLREGPASRLILIGIEGDTPEKLANLSRNLAHAMRQDQRITFVHNGEFNALTNERDILLRYRYLLSPAITENHFDVAALKTSLQASAQMLSSQGGSFAKQLIPMDPTGEVARIFSLWTPAAQISMHDGVWFATDNSRALLIAQTAASGMDVNAQQDILTNIRQQFTNAATEEKSQAQLLLSGTGVFAAESRKLIESDSWRLSVIASTLVLLVLWLTYRSIGLTMLAYVPAISGLLIGTAAVSLVFGGVHGITLAFAATLIGEAVDYPNYAFLHTARGEPVRNALLRVGPTLRLAILTTTFSSIAMLLSSFSGLAQLGLLSLVSVAVAGLTTYFVLPVIAGSTLTSRKLEHLPIKLSPGNRWRVLVLPLVFISLAALFVQRQQLWDDDLASLSPISASAKKLDQELRNQLGAPDVRYLLVAAGKDREQALQQSEQVRSDLSKLVDEGVIGGFDMAANYLPSASLQMQRQAALPNDKELTNNLQQALVDLPFRSDAFTPFIKDIAAAKQQALLKAEDLDHSSLGLKVRSLLLDDKQGAVALITLSGVRDPARLQAALPALQEKGLRAIDLKDDTGHLISTYRDEALHLSAFGMVLITLLLLVSLRSWRLTLRVLYPVISAVILSIAVTVIVLGEKLTLFHLVSMLLVIGIGLNYSIFFNREETSADDTQRNHLSLITCGLTTFLSFGTLTLSSLPVLHAIGQTVTIGAVLSMVCAYLLARPTRTGIA from the coding sequence ATGATTAAGTTGCGCAACAAGGCTATCGTCGCATGCTGGTTATTGCTGCTCGCTTTCAGCGCGTGGATAGCTGTCGCACATACCAAGATCTATACCGATCTAACCGGTTTTTTACCGACCGCACCTGATCGCACGCAACAACTCCTGCTGGATCAATTACGCGAAGGTCCTGCCTCACGCCTGATCCTGATCGGCATCGAGGGCGACACACCGGAAAAACTTGCAAACCTGAGCCGCAATCTGGCGCATGCCATGCGTCAAGATCAGCGCATTACCTTCGTCCATAACGGAGAATTCAATGCGCTGACAAATGAACGCGATATCTTGCTGCGCTACCGATATCTGCTCAGCCCTGCAATCACGGAAAATCATTTCGATGTCGCTGCATTAAAAACCTCATTGCAAGCCAGCGCGCAAATGCTGTCCTCGCAAGGTGGCTCCTTTGCCAAACAGTTGATTCCGATGGACCCGACCGGCGAAGTGGCACGTATTTTTTCTCTATGGACACCAGCTGCGCAAATCAGCATGCACGATGGCGTATGGTTTGCGACAGATAACAGCCGCGCATTATTGATCGCACAAACGGCCGCGTCCGGCATGGACGTCAACGCACAACAAGACATCCTCACAAACATACGCCAACAATTCACCAATGCAGCAACAGAAGAAAAAAGTCAGGCGCAGCTCTTGCTGTCCGGCACCGGCGTCTTCGCCGCAGAATCACGCAAACTGATAGAAAGTGATTCATGGCGCTTATCAGTGATTGCCTCAACGCTGGTATTGCTGGTGCTATGGCTGACCTACCGCTCCATCGGTTTGACCATGCTGGCGTATGTGCCAGCGATATCAGGCCTGCTGATCGGCACCGCTGCGGTATCACTGGTATTTGGTGGCGTGCACGGTATTACGCTGGCATTCGCAGCTACCCTGATCGGGGAAGCTGTCGACTATCCTAATTACGCCTTCCTCCACACTGCACGCGGCGAACCTGTTCGCAATGCCTTGCTACGCGTCGGACCAACGCTGCGGCTGGCGATTCTGACCACAACCTTCAGCTCGATTGCGATGCTGCTATCGAGCTTCTCTGGATTGGCACAATTGGGCTTGCTGTCACTGGTCAGTGTTGCTGTCGCCGGTTTGACTACTTATTTCGTGTTGCCCGTCATTGCAGGTTCTACGCTCACTTCACGCAAGTTGGAACACCTGCCTATCAAATTATCGCCAGGCAATCGTTGGCGTGTGCTGGTGCTGCCTTTGGTATTCATCTCTCTCGCCGCACTGTTTGTGCAACGTCAGCAATTATGGGACGACGATCTGGCGAGTTTGAGCCCCATTTCCGCCTCGGCAAAGAAACTGGATCAGGAATTACGCAACCAATTAGGCGCACCGGATGTGCGTTACTTACTCGTTGCTGCAGGCAAGGATCGTGAGCAAGCACTGCAGCAAAGCGAACAAGTACGTTCGGATTTGTCGAAATTGGTAGACGAAGGCGTGATCGGCGGCTTCGATATGGCTGCCAATTATTTACCCAGCGCATCCCTACAAATGCAACGCCAGGCAGCTTTGCCGAACGACAAGGAACTTACAAATAACTTGCAACAGGCGCTGGTAGATCTACCATTCCGTAGCGATGCATTCACTCCCTTCATCAAGGATATTGCAGCCGCAAAGCAGCAAGCACTGCTGAAAGCAGAAGATCTCGACCACAGTTCACTCGGCTTAAAGGTTCGCTCATTGCTACTAGATGACAAACAAGGTGCAGTCGCATTGATCACCTTGAGCGGCGTACGCGATCCAGCTCGTCTGCAAGCAGCGTTACCCGCCTTGCAAGAAAAAGGATTGCGCGCCATTGACCTGAAAGACGATACCGGCCACCTGATCAGTACCTATCGTGATGAAGCGCTGCATTTATCCGCATTCGGTATGGTCTTGATTACGTTGCTGCTATTGGTCAGCCTGCGTTCATGGCGACTTACACTGCGCGTGCTCTATCCGGTCATCTCGGCAGTGATACTTAGTATCGCCGTGACTGTCATCGTCTTGGGTGAGAAATTGACGCTATTCCATCTGGTCTCCATGCTGTTGGTCATAGGAATAGGCTTGAATTATTCCATCTTCTTCAACCGTGAAGAAACCAGCGCAGACGACACTCAGCGCAATCATCTATCGCTGATTACTTGCGGCCTGACGACTTTCCTGTCATTTGGCACACTGACCTTATCCAGCTTGCCCGTCTTGCATGCCATCGGACAAACCGTCACTATCGGTGCAGTATTGAGTATGGTCTGCGCCTATTTACTGGCGCGCCCAACGCGTACCGGGATAGCATGA
- a CDS encoding PTS sugar transporter subunit IIA, with the protein MNHLSQILPPANVVLDLDVSSKKRTFEQVGLIFENNCGIARSVVSDNLFARERLGSTGLGHGVAVPHGRIKGLKAPLAAFVRLAQPIPFESPDGQPVNLLIFLLIPDHVTQQHLEILSELAEMFSDETFRNLLATIEDPAAVHARLITWQPSLQNTN; encoded by the coding sequence ATGAACCATTTAAGTCAAATTCTCCCCCCTGCCAACGTAGTCCTTGATCTGGACGTATCCAGCAAAAAACGTACGTTTGAACAGGTTGGTTTAATTTTCGAAAACAACTGTGGCATTGCCCGTTCCGTCGTCTCCGACAATCTGTTCGCGCGCGAACGGCTTGGCTCGACCGGCCTTGGCCATGGCGTTGCCGTGCCACATGGTCGTATCAAGGGATTGAAAGCGCCGTTGGCTGCTTTCGTTCGTCTGGCACAACCTATCCCGTTTGAATCGCCAGATGGCCAGCCCGTCAATCTGCTGATCTTTCTGTTGATCCCCGATCACGTGACGCAACAACATCTGGAAATTCTGTCCGAACTGGCAGAAATGTTTTCCGATGAAACATTCCGTAACTTGCTTGCAACTATCGAAGATCCAGCGGCTGTGCATGCGCGCCTGATCACGTGGCAACCTAGTCTGCAAAACACCAACTAA
- a CDS encoding beta-ketoacyl synthase chain length factor, protein MIEVFIESVGVIAPGMVGWVEAQPILSGSTPYVWRELPTIAPAILPATERRRCIASARLALSSACEALATHTTETTRPVSCVFASSDGDGQIIHQIADSLAQEEPDVSPIRFANSVHNAASGYWSIAAGLTQASTTICAFDDTFPAALLEAAVQTIDEQQDVLMTAYDMRFPEPFAALRPTALDCAISLLLTNQRTDKTMAKLQIALVEHCAATALPADLPASFLSNPAAHGLPLLAALATPAAQTVYLDYLNRSLMVTIQP, encoded by the coding sequence ATGATTGAAGTCTTCATCGAAAGCGTAGGAGTCATTGCTCCCGGTATGGTCGGATGGGTAGAAGCACAACCCATCCTCAGTGGCAGCACGCCTTACGTCTGGCGCGAACTGCCAACAATTGCCCCAGCCATACTGCCTGCTACCGAAAGACGACGTTGCATTGCTTCTGCCCGCCTCGCATTGAGCTCGGCTTGCGAAGCACTTGCTACACACACCACTGAAACGACACGCCCTGTTTCCTGTGTATTTGCCAGTTCCGACGGCGACGGACAGATCATCCATCAGATCGCTGATAGTTTGGCGCAAGAAGAACCGGACGTTTCTCCGATCCGTTTTGCCAACTCTGTCCATAACGCAGCATCCGGCTACTGGAGCATCGCTGCCGGATTGACGCAGGCATCGACGACGATCTGCGCATTCGACGATACATTTCCCGCAGCATTGCTGGAAGCCGCTGTACAAACCATCGATGAGCAGCAAGACGTCCTGATGACCGCATACGACATGCGCTTCCCAGAACCATTTGCAGCATTGCGCCCAACCGCACTGGACTGCGCAATCTCTTTGCTGCTGACGAATCAGCGTACTGATAAAACGATGGCCAAATTACAGATAGCTTTGGTTGAGCATTGCGCAGCCACAGCCTTGCCTGCCGATTTGCCGGCCTCATTCCTGAGCAATCCGGCTGCACATGGCCTTCCTCTGTTGGCAGCGTTGGCAACTCCTGCGGCACAAACCGTCTATCTCGATTACCTCAATCGCAGCTTAATGGTCACAATACAGCCATGA
- the fabG gene encoding 3-oxoacyl-ACP reductase FabG — MKRALVTGGSGAIGSAICRQLAAEGIHVIVHAHSNPAAADELVKELIASGHSAQSSSFDVTDAVATSHALEELLKDGAIQIVVNNAGTHDDALMVGMESEQWMRVIDISLNGFFHVTQPLLLAMMATRWGRIVNMSSIAGIMGNRGQANYAAAKAGLHGATKSLALELASRGITVNAVAPGIIASPMTQDVFLQTAIDQIVPMKRAGQPHEVASLVKFLVSDDAAYISGQIISINGAMA; from the coding sequence ATGAAACGCGCACTCGTCACAGGCGGTAGTGGCGCGATCGGCTCCGCCATCTGCCGTCAGCTTGCCGCTGAAGGCATACACGTCATTGTGCACGCGCATAGTAATCCGGCAGCAGCGGATGAATTGGTAAAGGAACTCATAGCTTCCGGCCACAGTGCACAATCAAGCAGCTTCGACGTCACCGATGCCGTGGCAACCAGCCATGCATTAGAAGAGCTACTGAAAGACGGCGCAATTCAGATCGTCGTCAACAATGCAGGAACACATGACGATGCCTTGATGGTCGGCATGGAATCCGAGCAATGGATGCGCGTGATCGATATTTCACTAAACGGTTTTTTCCACGTCACACAACCGTTATTGCTCGCCATGATGGCAACGCGCTGGGGCCGCATCGTCAATATGTCGTCTATCGCCGGCATCATGGGTAATCGCGGACAAGCCAATTACGCTGCAGCCAAGGCTGGCCTGCATGGTGCAACAAAATCGCTGGCACTTGAACTGGCTTCACGCGGCATCACAGTCAATGCCGTTGCGCCTGGCATTATCGCCTCGCCGATGACGCAGGATGTATTTCTACAAACGGCAATTGATCAGATCGTACCCATGAAACGCGCGGGTCAACCACATGAAGTCGCCTCCTTGGTCAAATTCCTGGTATCAGATGACGCTGCCTACATTTCCGGGCAAATCATTTCGATCAATGGAGCGATGGCGTGA
- the hprK gene encoding HPr(Ser) kinase/phosphatase: MPLPTPLSIQQLYDDNRESLQLGWFAGFPGGERLISGDATSAADQVGHLNLIHPGRIQVFGHQEVEYYQRLSPNGRAHHTAELVAGEPPAFIIAQGLETPANIMEICDDKNIPLFSTPLPAAQVIDYLRVYLSKKLAQRITMHGVFMDVLGVGVLITGESGLGKSELGLELISRNHGLVADDAVEFARIAPHMIEGRCPPLLQNLLEVRGLGLLDIRTIFGETAVRRKMRLKLIVHLVRRSTLEESYERLPLPSQSEEILGLSIRKVVIPVEAGRNLAVLLEAAVRNTILQLRGIDTLKDFMVRQQKAMESDE, encoded by the coding sequence ATGCCACTACCGACACCGCTCTCCATCCAGCAACTCTACGACGACAACCGTGAATCGCTACAGCTAGGATGGTTTGCGGGATTTCCCGGTGGCGAGCGCCTGATCTCCGGCGATGCGACATCGGCAGCGGATCAAGTCGGTCACTTGAACTTGATTCACCCGGGCCGCATCCAAGTCTTCGGCCATCAAGAAGTCGAGTACTACCAGCGTCTGTCGCCAAATGGCCGCGCTCATCACACCGCTGAGCTGGTCGCCGGCGAACCACCTGCTTTCATCATCGCGCAAGGTCTGGAAACGCCAGCCAACATCATGGAGATTTGCGACGACAAGAATATTCCCTTGTTCTCGACTCCCTTGCCTGCTGCGCAAGTCATCGATTACCTGCGCGTCTATCTGTCGAAAAAGCTGGCGCAACGCATCACCATGCATGGCGTATTCATGGACGTGCTGGGTGTAGGCGTATTGATTACCGGTGAATCCGGCCTCGGTAAAAGCGAGCTGGGCCTGGAATTGATTTCACGCAATCACGGCCTAGTGGCCGATGATGCAGTCGAGTTTGCGCGCATCGCACCACACATGATTGAAGGTCGTTGCCCACCACTGCTACAAAATTTATTGGAAGTACGCGGCCTGGGCTTGCTCGATATCCGTACGATTTTTGGCGAGACTGCGGTACGCCGCAAGATGCGTCTGAAGCTGATCGTACATCTGGTTCGTCGCAGCACGCTGGAAGAAAGTTATGAACGCTTGCCACTGCCGTCGCAGAGCGAAGAAATCCTCGGCCTGTCGATACGCAAAGTCGTCATTCCAGTTGAAGCCGGTCGAAATCTGGCAGTTCTTTTGGAAGCGGCGGTACGCAATACCATTTTGCAATTGCGCGGCATCGATACCTTGAAAGACTTCATGGTACGTCAGCAAAAAGCGATGGAAAGCGACGAATAA
- a CDS encoding glycosyltransferase family 2 protein: MTTTNPKEDFAVVIPAFNEGATIRDLVERTLLYVRHVIVVDDGSSDNTVDALDGLDITLLRHARNEGKAASLWDGMQVARTHARLGIITLDGDGQHRPEDIPRLIDRFRTAENAIVIGSRLHEKENIPRARYNANQFANFWISWAAGYRIIDSQSGFRIYPIDLLEHLKINHQKSSCFVFESEILIEAARLGIRSVPVKIPAIYAVHARASHFRPVLDIALITRMITWKLLSRGLYLKGLIQSLHDKQ, encoded by the coding sequence ATGACCACGACCAATCCGAAGGAAGATTTCGCGGTCGTTATTCCGGCATTTAACGAAGGTGCGACTATCCGCGATCTGGTTGAACGCACCTTGCTTTATGTCCGCCATGTCATCGTAGTCGATGATGGCTCATCAGATAACACTGTCGATGCGCTGGACGGATTGGATATCACCCTGCTGCGCCACGCACGCAATGAAGGCAAGGCGGCAAGTTTGTGGGATGGCATGCAAGTGGCACGTACGCATGCACGCCTGGGCATCATCACCTTAGATGGCGATGGTCAGCATCGCCCTGAAGATATTCCACGCTTGATTGATCGCTTTCGCACAGCAGAAAACGCCATTGTGATCGGATCGCGCCTGCACGAAAAAGAAAATATCCCGCGCGCACGCTACAACGCCAACCAGTTCGCAAACTTCTGGATTTCATGGGCAGCGGGTTATCGCATCATCGATAGCCAGTCCGGCTTTCGCATTTATCCGATCGACTTGCTGGAACATCTCAAGATAAATCATCAAAAATCATCATGCTTCGTATTCGAAAGCGAAATATTGATAGAAGCAGCGCGTCTGGGCATCCGCAGCGTACCGGTCAAAATTCCAGCAATCTACGCAGTACATGCACGTGCCAGCCATTTCCGCCCCGTACTGGATATTGCACTCATCACACGCATGATCACGTGGAAATTACTGTCTCGCGGCCTGTATTTGAAAGGCTTGATTCAGAGCTTGCACGATAAGCAATAG
- the rapZ gene encoding RNase adapter RapZ produces MRIILITGISGSGKSVGLNALEDAGYFCVDNLPPTLLRALVATRIEEHADKLAIAMDARSASSLIGLPADIAWLQSQGHDVKVLFLTAKTDSLIARFSETRRSHPLSHRGFTSDAAADRRTLTECIREEREMLSGVEEVSHVIDTSGMNANKLRAWLKALMETDRSPLTLLFESFAFKFGVPLDADLVFDVRVLPNPHYDLALRPLTGRDAPVQEFLRAQPDATALLADIRGFVEKWLPAFKNDNRSYLTVAIGCTGGQHRSVYMVEQLAEYFRAHEHVILRHRELS; encoded by the coding sequence ATGCGCATCATTCTCATCACTGGAATCTCCGGGTCCGGCAAATCTGTCGGGCTTAATGCCCTCGAAGACGCAGGTTATTTTTGCGTCGACAATCTTCCACCTACGCTGCTACGCGCGCTAGTTGCCACTCGCATCGAAGAACATGCGGATAAGTTGGCCATCGCGATGGATGCGCGCAGTGCAAGCTCTCTGATCGGTTTGCCGGCCGATATCGCCTGGCTACAAAGTCAAGGGCACGATGTCAAAGTACTATTCCTGACAGCCAAGACGGATTCATTGATCGCACGTTTTTCTGAAACCCGACGCAGCCATCCACTCTCGCATCGTGGCTTTACCAGTGATGCCGCAGCTGATAGACGTACGCTGACGGAATGCATACGCGAAGAACGCGAAATGTTGTCCGGCGTAGAAGAAGTTAGCCATGTGATCGACACCTCCGGCATGAACGCGAACAAATTGCGCGCATGGCTGAAGGCTTTGATGGAAACGGATCGATCGCCTCTGACACTATTGTTCGAATCCTTCGCCTTCAAATTCGGCGTGCCACTCGATGCCGATCTGGTATTCGATGTACGGGTATTGCCTAATCCACATTACGATCTGGCTTTACGCCCTTTGACGGGTCGCGATGCACCGGTCCAAGAGTTCTTGCGAGCGCAGCCTGATGCCACTGCATTGCTGGCGGATATACGCGGTTTTGTTGAAAAATGGCTGCCTGCTTTCAAGAATGATAATCGCAGTTACCTGACCGTTGCCATTGGTTGCACTGGCGGTCAACATCGTTCTGTCTACATGGTTGAGCAACTTGCCGAATATTTTCGCGCCCATGAGCATGTCATATTGCGCCATCGCGAACTGAGCTGA